The Humulus lupulus chromosome 4, drHumLupu1.1, whole genome shotgun sequence genome has a window encoding:
- the LOC133832799 gene encoding uncharacterized protein LOC133832799 — protein sequence MEMKSLGRTKDVQSLTGLITALSRFISKSTDKCVPFFNLLRGSEKFEWVEECEQAFQKIKKHLAQPPGLSKLVDGEDLFIYLAITEHAISAALIREEEKVQHPVYYVNKWLVGAESRIHDIPDETENVAGQRKVFPAWQLYVDRSSNEHHARAGLILITPKQH from the exons ATGGAAATGAAGTCTCTGGGAAGAACTAAAGATGTACAGAGTTTGACTGGGCTGATTACtgctctaagtaggtttatttccaaatcaacggacaaatgtgtcccgttTTTTAATTTACTTAGAGGAAGCGAAAAATTCGAATGGGTGGAGGAGTGTGAGCAAGCCTttcaaaagataaagaaacatttggctcaacctcccGGTCTCTCAAAACTGGTAGATGGAGAGGACCTTTTCATTTATTTGGCAATCACAGAGCATGCTATCAGTGCTGCTCTAAtacgagaagaagaaaaggtgcAACATCCGGTCTACTATGTCAATAAGTGGTTAGTAGGAGCAGAATCAAG AATTCATGATATTCCTGACGAGACAGAAAATGTAGCTGGGCAGAGAAAAGTTTTTCCTGCCTGGCAACTTTATGTGGACCGATCTTCCAATGAACATCATGCAAGAGCCGGACTTATATTGATCACACCAAAGCAACATTGA